The Terriglobales bacterium genomic interval CGCACGAACAAAGCTAGCCTGTCCCGTCATGTCTGCCGGACTGCTCCGTTATCAACACACGCGTCACCTGCACTACATCACCTTCACCTGCTTTCATCGCGCGTCCTACTTGGCCACAGCGTCGGCGCGGGAACTGTTTGAGAAGACCCTGGAGCGGGTAAGGCACTGGTACGGCTTCTACCTGAATGCCTATGTGGTCATGCCCGAGCACGTGCATCTGCTGATCAGCGAACCCGAGCGTGACCGGGCGGCCCTCCTCAGTGAGAAGCACACACACACACATGAAAACGAGGACGACATCACATGAAGCGCAAACTGATGTTAACCAGCACGTCGCTGCTTTCGATCCTGTTGATGACGTTTCACCTGACGCAGGACACCCTTCACGCCAGCTACGCCAGGGCTGGCACGGCCGAGGCAAGGGGCACGGCGCTCATCGTCGGCGTGCCGATCCTCGTCGGCTGGCTGTGGGGAACGCTACTGCTCGCCGAACGGCGATCGGGACACATCATCATGCTGGTCGGCTCGGCCATTGCCTTGGCGATGCCCGTCATCCACGTAATATTGGGATGGGGACGGGGAAGCATTGTCCGAAGCGACTTCGCGAGGACAGGGTGGGCCTTCTTCTTTGTCTGGACGCTGTTTGCTCTCGGCATGACTGGCCTGTTCTCGCTCATCCTCGCGGTGCGCGGATTGCGGAGCGCGCAGTGGGTACCGGCGGAGAACACGCGACTCCATAGTGATGAATCCGCATAGAGCTGGTTCGTCCCACTTAACGTTCTCGAAATGAAAACAGCCGCCCGAAGGCGGCTGCTTTAGAACGTACAACCCGCTCTACACTTTCAGCTTGCGGCGAATCATCCCCGCCGCCCCAAGCAAGCCGCTGCCTAGCAGCAGCAGGCTGGAGG includes:
- a CDS encoding transposase, which produces MSAGLLRYQHTRHLHYITFTCFHRASYLATASARELFEKTLERVRHWYGFYLNAYVVMPEHVHLLISEPERDRAALLSEKHTHTHENEDDIT